Proteins from a single region of Pseudomonas phenolilytica:
- a CDS encoding PhoH family protein gives MNAPIEPHRFTLEPFEARRFANLCGQFDEHLRLIEQRLALEIRNRGNQFELVGPTDAAKSAENLLRRLYRETKTTELSPDMVHLYLQESGLEELANPSAHQGVALRTKKGMIRPRGANQQRYVKAILDNDINFGIGPAGTGKTYLAVAAAVDALEREQIRRILLVRPAVEAGEKLGFLPGDLAQKIDPYLRPLYDALYEMLGFENVARLIEKQVIEIAPLAYMRGRTLNNSFIILDESQNTTQEQMKMFLTRIGFGSTAVITGDITQVDLPRGTKSGLAHVIEVLKGVNGISFTHFQPKDVVRHPLVQRIVEAYESFEDRQASRPGQAS, from the coding sequence TTGAACGCACCCATAGAACCTCATCGCTTCACCCTCGAACCCTTTGAAGCCCGCCGCTTCGCCAATCTCTGCGGCCAGTTCGACGAGCACCTGCGCCTGATCGAACAGCGCCTCGCGCTGGAAATCCGCAACCGCGGCAACCAGTTCGAGCTGGTCGGCCCGACCGACGCGGCCAAGTCCGCCGAGAACCTGTTGCGCCGTCTGTACCGCGAAACCAAGACCACCGAGCTGTCGCCGGACATGGTGCATCTGTACCTGCAGGAATCGGGTCTGGAAGAGCTGGCCAACCCAAGCGCCCATCAAGGCGTGGCCCTGCGCACCAAGAAGGGCATGATCCGCCCGCGCGGCGCCAACCAGCAGCGCTACGTCAAGGCGATCCTCGACAACGACATCAACTTCGGCATCGGCCCGGCCGGTACCGGCAAGACGTACCTGGCGGTGGCCGCTGCGGTGGACGCGCTGGAGCGCGAACAGATTCGCCGCATCCTGCTGGTGCGCCCGGCGGTGGAAGCGGGCGAGAAACTCGGCTTCCTGCCCGGCGATCTCGCGCAGAAGATCGATCCCTACCTGCGCCCGCTGTACGACGCGCTCTACGAGATGCTCGGCTTCGAGAACGTGGCGCGGCTGATCGAGAAACAGGTGATCGAGATCGCTCCGCTGGCCTACATGCGCGGCCGTACGCTGAACAACAGTTTCATCATCCTCGACGAAAGCCAGAACACCACCCAGGAGCAGATGAAGATGTTCCTGACCCGCATCGGCTTCGGCTCCACCGCGGTGATCACCGGCGACATCACCCAGGTCGACCTGCCGCGCGGCACCAAGAGCGGCCTGGCTCACGTGATCGAGGTGCTCAAGGGCGTCAACGGCATCAGCTTCACCCACTTCCAGCCCAAGGACGTGGTACGCCATCCGCTGGTGCAGCGCATCGTCGAGGCCTACGAGTCGTTCGAGGACCGCCAGGCGAGTCGTCCGGGACAAGCCTCATGA
- the ybeY gene encoding rRNA maturation RNase YbeY yields MIELDLQLASSGTVPATAELQRWCELALRQRSGASELTIRLVDEDEGRELNRTWRHKDYPTNVLSFPADVPDGLLDIPLLGDLVICVPVVEREAAEQGKPLAAHWAHLVIHGCLHLLGYDHIEDAEAEEMEALERQLLAELGHPDPYAELSPETGTDKDS; encoded by the coding sequence ATGATCGAGCTGGATCTGCAACTGGCCAGCAGCGGTACGGTGCCGGCGACCGCGGAACTGCAGCGCTGGTGCGAACTGGCGCTGCGCCAGCGCAGCGGCGCCTCCGAACTGACCATCCGTCTGGTCGACGAGGACGAAGGCCGCGAGCTGAACCGCACTTGGCGGCACAAGGACTACCCGACCAACGTGCTGTCGTTCCCCGCCGACGTGCCGGACGGTTTGCTCGATATCCCGCTGCTCGGCGACCTGGTGATCTGCGTGCCGGTGGTCGAGCGTGAGGCCGCCGAACAAGGCAAGCCGCTGGCCGCGCACTGGGCGCATCTGGTCATCCACGGCTGTCTGCATCTGCTCGGTTACGACCACATCGAGGATGCCGAGGCCGAGGAAATGGAAGCACTGGAGCGTCAGCTCCTGGCCGAACTCGGCCATCCCGACCCTTACGCCGAACTTTCGCCCGAGACGGGCACCGACAAGGACTCTTGA
- a CDS encoding HlyC/CorC family transporter: protein MSEDRSTSGQKSWLEKLTQAFVHEPKTRQDLLDILREAHQNKLLDNEALAIVEGAIQVADLQVRDIMVPRSQVISIRADQSPREFLPAVISAAHSRYPVVGESLDEIIGVLLAKDLLPLILREEQHGFDIKELLRPATFVPESKRLNVLLREFRANHNHMAIVIDEYGGVAGLVTIEDVLEQIVGDIEDEHDVEEDSYIRPLPSGDFLVKALTPIDSFNEFFGSEFPDDEFDTVAGLVMSTFGHLPKRNEITEIDGFRIRVLNADSRRVHMLRVSRLNA from the coding sequence ATGAGCGAAGATCGATCGACCAGCGGGCAGAAGTCCTGGCTGGAAAAACTCACCCAGGCTTTTGTCCATGAGCCGAAGACGCGTCAGGACCTGCTGGATATCCTGCGCGAAGCCCATCAGAACAAGCTGCTCGACAACGAGGCGCTGGCCATCGTCGAAGGCGCCATCCAGGTCGCCGACCTGCAGGTGCGCGACATCATGGTGCCGCGCTCGCAGGTGATCAGCATCCGCGCCGATCAGTCGCCCCGGGAGTTCCTGCCAGCGGTGATTTCGGCCGCGCACTCGCGTTACCCGGTCGTTGGCGAAAGCCTCGACGAAATCATCGGCGTGCTGCTGGCCAAGGATCTGCTGCCGCTAATCCTTCGCGAAGAGCAGCACGGTTTCGACATCAAGGAACTGCTGCGGCCGGCGACCTTCGTCCCGGAATCCAAGCGTCTCAACGTGCTGCTGCGCGAGTTCCGCGCCAATCACAACCACATGGCCATTGTCATCGACGAGTACGGCGGCGTGGCCGGCCTGGTGACCATCGAGGACGTGCTGGAGCAGATCGTCGGCGACATCGAGGACGAGCACGACGTCGAGGAAGACAGCTACATCCGTCCGCTGCCCAGTGGCGACTTCCTGGTCAAGGCGCTGACGCCGATCGACAGCTTCAACGAGTTCTTCGGCAGCGAATTCCCGGACGACGAATTCGACACCGTCGCCGGGCTGGTGATGAGCACCTTCGGCCACCTGCCCAAACGCAACGAGATCACCGAGATCGACGGTTTCCGCATCCGCGTGCTGAACGCCGACAGCCGTCGCGTGCACATGCTGCGGGTCAGTCGACTGAACGCCTGA
- the lnt gene encoding apolipoprotein N-acyltransferase, translated as MLWITRPGWPGNLLALAAGALTTLALAPFDLWPLALLSIALLYLGLRRLTPKAAAGRGWCYGFGLFASGVSWVYVSIHDFGAASPALAGLLTLGFVAGLALFFALLGWLWARGLRREQAPLTDALAFAALWLALDALRGWLLTGFPWLYVGYSQLHGPLAGLAPLGGVWLLSFAIALSAALLVNLPRLLAARAQLVIALALLAAPWLAGWWLAGHAWTQDKGAPLTVAAVQGNVAQSMKWDPKKLEMQLLLYRDMTFRSRPADLIVWPETAVPILKEHAAGYLDMMAGFSQQRDAALITGVPVRQPNAAGEMRYYNGLTAVGAGAGTYLKQKLVPFGEYVPLQEVLRGLIAFFDLPMSDFARGEPGQPLLQAKGLQIAPYICYEVVYPEFAAGLAAQSDLLLTVSNDAWFGRSIGPLQHLQMAQMRALEAGRWMIRATNNGITVLIDPRGRITEQVPQFEEAVLYGEVTPMQGLTPYLRWRSWPLIVVCTLLLGFALLRRKFA; from the coding sequence ATGCTCTGGATCACCCGTCCCGGCTGGCCGGGCAACCTGCTGGCGCTGGCGGCCGGCGCGCTGACCACGCTGGCGCTGGCGCCGTTCGATCTCTGGCCACTGGCGCTGCTGTCGATCGCCCTGCTCTATCTCGGTCTGCGGCGATTAACGCCCAAGGCCGCCGCGGGGCGCGGCTGGTGCTACGGCTTCGGCCTGTTCGCCTCGGGCGTCAGTTGGGTCTACGTCAGTATCCACGACTTCGGTGCCGCCTCGCCGGCGCTGGCCGGGCTGCTGACGCTCGGTTTCGTCGCCGGGCTGGCGCTGTTCTTCGCGCTCCTCGGCTGGCTCTGGGCGCGCGGGCTGCGCCGCGAGCAGGCGCCGCTGACCGATGCCCTGGCCTTCGCCGCGCTATGGCTGGCGCTCGATGCGCTGCGCGGTTGGCTGCTCACTGGCTTTCCCTGGCTGTATGTCGGCTACAGCCAGCTGCACGGGCCGCTGGCCGGGCTGGCACCGCTCGGCGGCGTGTGGCTGCTGAGCTTCGCCATTGCGCTGAGTGCCGCACTGCTGGTGAATCTGCCGCGCCTGCTGGCAGCGCGCGCGCAGTTGGTGATCGCCCTGGCGCTGCTGGCCGCACCGTGGTTGGCCGGTTGGTGGCTCGCCGGGCATGCCTGGACGCAGGACAAGGGCGCACCGCTAACCGTCGCCGCGGTACAGGGCAACGTCGCCCAGAGCATGAAGTGGGATCCGAAGAAGCTCGAGATGCAGTTGCTGCTGTATCGCGACATGACCTTCCGCAGCCGCCCGGCCGACCTGATCGTCTGGCCGGAAACCGCGGTACCGATCCTCAAGGAACACGCCGCGGGTTATCTGGACATGATGGCGGGCTTCAGCCAGCAGCGTGACGCCGCGCTCATCACCGGTGTGCCGGTGCGCCAGCCCAACGCCGCCGGCGAGATGCGCTACTACAACGGCCTGACCGCGGTTGGCGCAGGCGCTGGCACCTACCTCAAGCAGAAGCTGGTGCCGTTCGGCGAGTACGTGCCGCTGCAGGAGGTGCTGCGCGGGCTGATCGCTTTCTTCGACCTGCCGATGTCCGATTTTGCCCGCGGCGAGCCGGGCCAGCCGCTGCTGCAGGCCAAGGGCCTGCAGATCGCCCCGTACATCTGCTACGAAGTGGTATATCCGGAGTTCGCCGCCGGCCTCGCCGCGCAGAGCGATCTGCTGCTGACGGTGAGTAACGATGCCTGGTTCGGCCGCTCCATCGGCCCGCTGCAGCATCTGCAAATGGCGCAGATGCGCGCACTGGAAGCCGGACGCTGGATGATCCGCGCCACCAACAACGGCATCACCGTGCTGATCGACCCGCGCGGGCGCATCACCGAGCAGGTGCCGCAGTTCGAGGAAGCGGTGCTCTACGGCGAGGTCACGCCGATGCAGGGGCTAACGCCCTATCTGCGCTGGCGCTCGTGGCCGCTGATCGTAGTCTGCACGCTGCTGCTCGGCTTTGCGCTGCTCAGGCGCAAGTTTGCGTGA
- a CDS encoding YdcF family protein: MPLRYIFKQLMLPPGGLLLLLLLGWWLRRRAPRLAALCFIGGFGGLWLMSLPIVAEWTARAIEREPALEAAQWPDLAARAGAIVILGAGREQADPAWGGDQPGYIALERLRYAARVAKASGLPILASGGLHYGQPPSEAAIGAQVLQKDFGVATRWLEERSRTTWENAVYSARMLKAEGIERVVLVTSAAHMPRSRWCFEQNGIEVIAAPVGFVGVPNGRPLGGWLPEVKAYWQNGMLLNEIVGMAVYPLVYRSAND, encoded by the coding sequence ATGCCCCTTCGTTATATCTTCAAACAGCTGATGCTGCCGCCGGGCGGCCTGCTGCTGCTGTTGCTGCTGGGCTGGTGGCTGCGCCGGCGCGCACCGCGGCTGGCGGCGCTGTGTTTCATCGGTGGCTTCGGCGGGCTCTGGCTGATGAGCCTGCCGATCGTGGCCGAGTGGACGGCGCGGGCGATCGAGCGCGAGCCGGCGCTGGAGGCGGCGCAGTGGCCGGACTTGGCGGCGCGAGCCGGCGCCATCGTGATCCTCGGCGCGGGGCGTGAACAGGCCGATCCGGCCTGGGGTGGCGATCAGCCGGGTTACATCGCGCTCGAGCGCCTGCGCTATGCGGCGCGGGTGGCGAAGGCGTCCGGCCTGCCGATTCTCGCCAGCGGCGGTCTGCACTACGGTCAGCCGCCGAGCGAAGCGGCGATCGGGGCCCAGGTGCTGCAGAAGGATTTCGGCGTGGCGACCCGTTGGCTCGAGGAGCGCAGCCGTACCACCTGGGAAAATGCTGTCTACAGCGCTCGCATGCTCAAGGCCGAAGGCATCGAGCGGGTGGTGCTGGTGACTTCCGCGGCGCACATGCCGCGTTCGCGCTGGTGCTTCGAGCAGAACGGCATCGAGGTGATCGCCGCGCCGGTGGGCTTCGTCGGGGTGCCCAACGGCCGGCCGCTGGGTGGCTGGCTGCCGGAGGTGAAGGCGTACTGGCAGAACGGCATGCTGCTCAACGAGATCGTCGGGATGGCGGTCTACCCGCTGGTGTACCGCTCGGCGAACGACTGA
- the leuS gene encoding leucine--tRNA ligase: MHEQYQPREIEAAAQSHWDAQKSFEVSEQPGKDTFYCLSMFPYPSGKLHMGHVRNYTIGDVIARYQRMQGKNVLQPMGWDAFGMPAENAAMKNNVAPAKWTYENIAYMKTQLKSLGLAIDWSREVTTCKPDYYRWEQWLFTKLFEKGVIYRKNGTVNWDPVDQTVLANEQVIDGRGWRSGALIEKREIPMYYFKITAYADELLNSLDELDGWPEQVKTMQRNWIGKSRGMEISFPYDVASIGSEGAMKVFTTRPDTLMGATYVAVAAEHPLATLAAQNNPELQAFIDECKRGGVAEADIATQEKKGLATSLRVQHPLTGELLPVWVANYVLMNYGEGAVMAVPAHDERDFEFASKYGLPIKPVIRTRAGDETPAPWQDAYGEHGQLINSGIFDGLDFEGAFDAIEVALQKKGLGQARTQFRLRDWGISRQRYWGCPIPIIHCDSCGDVPVPEDQLPVVLPEDVVPDGAGSPLAKMPEFYQCNCPKCGAPAKRETDTMDTFVESSWYFARYASPNYDKGMVDPQAANHWLPVDQYIGGIEHAILHLLYARFFHKLMRDEGLVSSNEPFKNLLTQGMVVAETYYRTLENGGKDWFNPADVEVERDAKAKVIGAKLKTDGLPVEIGGTEKMSKSKNNGVDPQAMIDAYGADTCRLFMMFASPPDMSLEWSDSGVEGASRFLRRVWRLAHAHVSAGLPGALDVAALNDEQKTVRRAIHLAIKQASTDVGQHHKFNTAIAQVMTLMNVLEKASTVSEQDRALLQEGLEAVALLLAPITPHICHELWQQLGKTGAIIDAQWPTVDESALVQDSLTLVVQVNGKLRGQIEVPASASREEVETAARDNENVLRFTEGLTIRKVIVVPGKLVNIVAN, encoded by the coding sequence ATGCACGAACAGTATCAGCCCCGCGAAATCGAAGCCGCCGCGCAGTCTCACTGGGACGCGCAGAAATCTTTTGAAGTGAGTGAGCAGCCCGGCAAGGACACCTTCTATTGCCTGTCGATGTTCCCCTATCCCAGCGGCAAGCTGCACATGGGCCACGTGCGCAACTACACCATCGGCGACGTGATCGCCCGCTACCAGCGCATGCAAGGCAAGAACGTGCTGCAGCCGATGGGCTGGGACGCCTTCGGCATGCCGGCCGAGAACGCCGCGATGAAGAACAACGTCGCGCCGGCCAAGTGGACCTACGAGAACATCGCCTACATGAAGACCCAGCTGAAATCGCTGGGCCTGGCCATCGACTGGTCGCGCGAAGTCACCACCTGCAAGCCGGACTACTACCGCTGGGAGCAGTGGCTGTTCACCAAGCTGTTCGAAAAGGGCGTGATCTACCGCAAGAACGGCACGGTGAACTGGGATCCGGTCGACCAGACCGTACTGGCCAACGAGCAGGTCATCGACGGCCGTGGCTGGCGCTCGGGCGCGCTGATCGAGAAGCGCGAAATCCCGATGTACTACTTCAAGATCACCGCTTACGCCGATGAGCTGCTGAACAGCCTCGACGAGCTGGACGGTTGGCCGGAACAGGTCAAGACCATGCAGCGCAACTGGATCGGCAAGTCGCGCGGCATGGAGATCAGCTTCCCCTATGATGTCGCCAGCATCGGCAGCGAAGGCGCGATGAAGGTCTTCACCACCCGCCCCGACACCCTGATGGGCGCCACCTACGTGGCCGTGGCCGCTGAACATCCGCTGGCCACTCTCGCCGCGCAGAACAACCCCGAACTGCAGGCCTTCATCGACGAATGCAAGCGCGGCGGCGTCGCCGAAGCCGACATCGCCACCCAGGAGAAGAAGGGCCTGGCCACTTCCCTGCGTGTGCAGCACCCGCTGACCGGCGAGCTGCTGCCGGTATGGGTCGCCAACTACGTGCTGATGAACTACGGCGAAGGCGCGGTCATGGCCGTGCCGGCGCACGACGAGCGCGACTTCGAGTTCGCCAGCAAGTACGGCCTGCCGATCAAGCCGGTAATCCGCACCCGCGCCGGCGACGAGACGCCAGCCCCCTGGCAGGACGCCTACGGCGAGCATGGCCAGCTGATCAATTCCGGCATCTTCGACGGCCTGGATTTCGAAGGCGCCTTCGACGCCATCGAAGTGGCGCTGCAGAAGAAAGGCCTTGGCCAGGCCCGCACCCAGTTCCGCCTGCGCGACTGGGGCATCAGCCGCCAGCGCTACTGGGGCTGCCCGATCCCGATCATCCATTGCGACAGCTGCGGCGACGTGCCGGTGCCGGAAGACCAGCTGCCGGTGGTACTGCCTGAAGACGTGGTACCGGACGGTGCCGGCAGCCCGCTGGCGAAGATGCCCGAGTTCTACCAGTGCAACTGCCCGAAGTGCGGCGCCCCGGCCAAGCGCGAAACCGACACCATGGACACCTTCGTCGAGTCGTCCTGGTACTTCGCCCGCTACGCCAGCCCGAACTACGACAAGGGCATGGTCGACCCGCAAGCGGCCAACCACTGGCTGCCGGTGGATCAGTACATCGGCGGCATCGAGCACGCCATCCTGCACCTGTTGTATGCGCGCTTCTTCCACAAGCTGATGCGCGACGAAGGCCTGGTGTCGTCCAACGAGCCGTTCAAAAACCTGCTGACCCAGGGCATGGTGGTCGCCGAAACCTACTACCGCACCCTGGAAAACGGCGGCAAGGACTGGTTCAACCCCGCCGACGTCGAAGTCGAGCGTGACGCCAAGGCCAAGGTCATCGGCGCCAAGCTGAAGACTGACGGCCTGCCGGTGGAAATCGGCGGCACCGAGAAGATGTCCAAGTCGAAGAACAACGGCGTCGACCCACAGGCGATGATCGATGCTTACGGCGCCGACACCTGCCGTCTGTTCATGATGTTCGCCTCGCCGCCGGACATGAGCCTGGAGTGGTCCGACTCCGGCGTCGAGGGCGCCAGCCGCTTCCTGCGTCGCGTCTGGCGTCTGGCCCACGCGCACGTCAGCGCCGGACTGCCGGGCGCGCTGGATGTGGCCGCACTGAACGATGAGCAGAAGACCGTGCGCCGCGCGATTCATCTGGCGATCAAGCAGGCCAGCACCGATGTCGGCCAGCACCACAAGTTCAACACCGCCATCGCTCAGGTGATGACGCTGATGAACGTACTGGAGAAGGCGTCGACCGTCAGCGAACAGGACCGTGCCCTGCTGCAGGAAGGCCTGGAGGCCGTCGCCCTGCTGCTCGCGCCGATCACCCCGCACATCTGCCACGAACTCTGGCAGCAGCTGGGCAAGACCGGCGCGATCATCGATGCGCAGTGGCCCACGGTCGACGAGTCGGCCCTGGTACAGGACAGCCTGACCCTGGTGGTGCAGGTCAACGGCAAGCTGCGCGGCCAAATCGAAGTACCGGCCAGCGCCAGCCGCGAAGAGGTGGAGACCGCCGCACGCGATAACGAAAACGTGCTGCGTTTCACCGAAGGCCTGACCATCCGCAAGGTCATCGTGGTGCCGGGCAAGCTGGTCAATATCGTCGCAAACTGA
- the lptE gene encoding LPS assembly lipoprotein LptE, producing the protein MNKGNLVVLGLTLLLSACGFQLRGTGDVEFGLKELDLQARNSYGDTVRELETLLERNDVRVHPGAKYSLNLANEQTRQRTASYTSSARSAEYELTSTLDYQFRGPQDRLLLEDRVEVQKVYVHDSNNLIGSSQEGDQLRQEMRRELLQQLVMRIQRITPDELDRLQQEAETRARAEAEALEAARRAQDAQPQQSPIELPIQ; encoded by the coding sequence ATGAACAAGGGCAATCTGGTAGTGCTGGGCCTGACGCTGCTATTGAGCGCCTGCGGCTTCCAGCTGCGCGGCACCGGCGATGTGGAGTTCGGCCTGAAGGAGCTCGACCTGCAGGCACGCAACAGCTACGGCGACACCGTTCGCGAGCTGGAGACGCTGCTCGAGCGCAACGACGTTCGCGTCCATCCGGGCGCCAAGTACAGCCTCAACCTGGCCAACGAGCAGACCCGCCAGCGCACCGCCAGCTATACCAGCTCGGCACGCAGCGCCGAGTACGAGCTCACCAGCACCCTCGACTATCAGTTCCGCGGACCGCAGGATCGCCTGCTGCTGGAGGACCGCGTCGAGGTGCAGAAGGTTTATGTGCACGACAGCAACAACCTGATCGGCTCCAGCCAGGAAGGCGACCAGCTGCGCCAGGAAATGCGCCGCGAGCTGCTGCAGCAACTGGTCATGCGCATCCAGCGCATCACCCCAGACGAACTCGACCGCCTGCAGCAGGAGGCCGAAACCAGAGCACGTGCCGAAGCCGAAGCCCTCGAAGCGGCGCGGCGCGCGCAGGATGCGCAGCCGCAGCAATCGCCCATCGAACTGCCCATCCAGTAA
- the holA gene encoding DNA polymerase III subunit delta, which yields MKLAPAQLAKHLQGPLAPVYVVSGDEHLLCQEAADAIRAATRAQGFSERQVFHAESGFDWSQLIEAGASLSLFAEKRLLELRIANGKPGDKGAAALLEYLARPADDTVLLISLPKLDGSTQKTKWAKALIDGKDVQFLQIWPVEATQLPQWIRQRLAQAGLSADQDAIELIAARVEGNLLAAAQEVEKLKLLAESGQISAATVQAAVADSARYDVFGLIDAALHGQAAHALHMLEGLRSEGVEAPVILWALARELRLLANIAMQYSQGTPLERAFAQARPPVWDKRRPLLSKALQRHSATAWNQLLVEAQQIDAQVKGQAEGDPWIGLSQLCLRLAGKRFGLT from the coding sequence ATGAAACTCGCCCCCGCGCAGCTCGCCAAGCATCTGCAAGGCCCGCTGGCCCCGGTCTACGTGGTCAGCGGCGACGAGCACCTGCTCTGCCAGGAAGCCGCCGATGCCATCCGCGCGGCAACTCGGGCCCAAGGTTTCAGCGAGCGTCAGGTATTCCACGCTGAAAGCGGCTTCGATTGGAGCCAGCTGATCGAAGCCGGCGCCAGTCTTTCGCTGTTTGCCGAAAAGCGTCTGCTCGAACTACGCATCGCCAACGGCAAGCCCGGCGACAAGGGGGCTGCAGCACTGCTCGAATACCTCGCCCGCCCGGCCGACGACACCGTATTGCTGATCAGCCTGCCCAAGCTCGACGGCAGCACGCAGAAGACCAAGTGGGCCAAGGCGCTGATCGACGGCAAGGACGTCCAGTTCCTGCAGATCTGGCCGGTGGAGGCGACGCAGCTGCCGCAATGGATTCGCCAGCGACTGGCGCAGGCCGGCCTATCCGCCGACCAGGACGCCATCGAGCTGATCGCGGCGCGGGTCGAAGGCAATCTGCTGGCTGCCGCGCAGGAGGTCGAGAAGCTCAAGCTGTTGGCCGAAAGTGGTCAGATCAGTGCTGCGACCGTGCAGGCCGCTGTCGCCGACAGCGCCCGCTATGACGTCTTCGGCCTGATCGACGCGGCACTGCACGGCCAGGCTGCCCACGCGTTGCACATGCTCGAAGGTCTGCGAAGTGAAGGCGTGGAGGCGCCGGTGATTCTCTGGGCGCTGGCTCGCGAGTTGCGTCTGCTGGCCAACATCGCCATGCAGTACAGCCAGGGCACGCCGCTGGAACGCGCGTTCGCGCAAGCCCGCCCGCCTGTATGGGACAAGCGCCGTCCGCTGCTGAGCAAAGCGCTGCAACGCCACAGCGCCACGGCCTGGAACCAGCTGCTGGTAGAGGCGCAGCAGATCGACGCACAGGTCAAGGGGCAAGCCGAGGGCGATCCCTGGATCGGTCTTTCCCAGCTGTGCCTGCGCCTCGCCGGCAAGCGCTTCGGGCTCACCTGA
- the arfA gene encoding alternative ribosome rescue factor ArfA: MSKSTKHTNKAKRLIAQPLFRSRQETPKKGKGSYRREASHWEASVLLAG; this comes from the coding sequence ATGAGCAAGAGCACGAAGCACACCAACAAGGCCAAGCGCCTGATTGCCCAACCGCTGTTCCGCAGCCGCCAGGAAACGCCGAAGAAAGGCAAAGGCAGCTACCGCCGCGAAGCCTCCCACTGGGAGGCTTCGGTCCTTCTGGCAGGCTGA
- a CDS encoding lytic murein transglycosylase encodes MFYPFVPVLLLRTLVTAAGLSLIVACAAEPLARAASGTSPRTIAASEASAANIVTTPLSFSEWREAFRTEALAAGISPELFDRAFVGVTPDASVIAADRSQPEFTRPVWQYLDGALSDQRVRNGQRLLAEHAATLQGIEARYGVDRQALVAIWGLESSFGQIQGDKSVIRSLATLAHEGRRPQFAKSQLIAALQILETGDIPLEQLRGSWAGAMGQTQFIPTTYNTHAVDFDGDGRRDIWNSPADALASAAHYLQASGWQQGQPWGFEVRLPEPFDYALADMALRKSLAEWRRLGLRGLPTGSDERSASLLLPAGHRGPAFLVLDNFRAILRYNNSSAYALAIGLLGERFQGSGQIAASWPRGEQPLSRSERLELQERLDRQGFNPGTPDGIIGANTRKAIRGFQQQLGWPADGHPSQELLGRLRDRP; translated from the coding sequence ATGTTTTACCCCTTCGTTCCCGTCCTGCTGTTGCGCACGCTGGTCACCGCAGCCGGCCTGAGCCTGATCGTTGCCTGCGCCGCCGAACCACTGGCCCGCGCCGCCTCGGGAACCAGTCCCCGGACGATCGCCGCGTCGGAGGCCAGCGCGGCGAATATCGTTACCACGCCGCTCAGCTTCAGCGAATGGCGCGAGGCCTTTCGCACCGAGGCGCTCGCCGCCGGCATCTCGCCGGAGCTGTTCGATCGCGCATTTGTCGGAGTGACGCCCGACGCCAGCGTTATAGCCGCCGATCGCAGCCAACCCGAATTCACCCGGCCGGTCTGGCAATACCTCGATGGCGCGCTCTCCGACCAACGCGTGCGCAACGGCCAGCGGCTGCTCGCCGAACATGCCGCGACGCTGCAGGGCATTGAGGCGCGCTATGGTGTGGACCGCCAGGCACTGGTCGCGATCTGGGGGCTGGAAAGCAGCTTCGGCCAGATCCAGGGCGACAAATCGGTGATCCGCTCGTTGGCCACCCTGGCGCATGAAGGCCGCCGGCCGCAGTTCGCCAAGAGCCAGCTGATCGCGGCGCTGCAGATCCTGGAGACCGGCGACATCCCGCTCGAACAACTGCGTGGCTCCTGGGCCGGCGCGATGGGCCAGACCCAGTTCATTCCGACCACCTACAACACCCACGCGGTGGATTTCGACGGCGACGGCCGCCGCGACATCTGGAACAGCCCGGCCGATGCTCTGGCCTCGGCCGCGCATTACCTGCAGGCGTCCGGCTGGCAGCAGGGCCAGCCTTGGGGTTTCGAGGTGCGCCTGCCGGAACCGTTCGACTATGCGCTGGCCGACATGGCGCTGCGCAAATCGCTCGCCGAATGGCGCCGCCTGGGCCTGCGCGGCCTGCCGACAGGCTCCGATGAGCGCAGCGCGAGCCTACTGCTGCCAGCCGGCCATCGCGGGCCGGCATTCCTGGTGCTGGATAATTTCCGCGCCATTCTGCGCTACAACAACTCCTCGGCTTATGCGCTGGCCATCGGCCTGCTCGGCGAGCGCTTCCAGGGCAGCGGCCAGATTGCAGCCTCCTGGCCGCGCGGCGAGCAGCCGCTGAGTCGCTCCGAGCGGCTGGAGTTGCAGGAGCGACTGGATCGCCAGGGCTTCAATCCCGGCACCCCGGACGGCATCATCGGCGCCAATACCCGCAAGGCCATCCGTGGCTTCCAGCAACAGCTGGGCTGGCCGGCGGACGGCCATCCCAGTCAGGAGCTGCTGGGGCGCTTGCGCGACCGGCCATAA